Sequence from the Clostridia bacterium genome:
AATGCGGACGGAACCCCGGCCTCCGAGGTGCGGCGCGCCCTGGCCGGAAAGGCCAAGCTCATCGTGGTCGACCCGCGCCGCACCGAACTGGCCGCCAGGGCGGACCTCTGGCTGCGTCTTCGGCCCGGATCGGATTCCTGCCTTGCCTTCGCCATGCTCAAGGTCATCATCGAGGAAGGCCGTTACGACCGCGAATTCGTCCGGAAATGGACCGTCGGTTTTGAGGCCCTGGAAGCCCGTCTGCGCTCCTACTCCCTGCAAGACCTGGCCCGGGCCTGCTGGCTCTCCCCCGACGAGGTCGTTGCCGCCGCCCGCCTCTATTCCGAGCACCGCCCCGGTTGCCTGCAGTGGGGTAACGCCATAGAGCATGGCCCCAATAGTGTGCAGACGGCGCGGATGCTCCTGATCCTGTCCGCCATCTGCGGAAACCTGGAGGTTCCCGGCGGCGACCTCCGGCCTCCTGCCCTGCCTCTGCTCAAGGGCGGGGAGTTCACGCTCAACGAACGGGTAAAGCATGCCCACCGCCCCATTCTCAGCACACGGTACCCTTTGGCCGCCCAGTTGGGCTTTGTTCCCAATCACGTGGTGATTGAGGCCATGATCGGCGCTCGGCCCTACCCCATAAAGGCCGCCTACGTCCAGGGTTCTAACCCTCTTCTCACCTATCCGGACTCCAGAAAGACCTGCCGAGCCCTGGCCGGCCTGGAATTCCTGGCCGTGGCCGAGGTATTCATGACCCCTACCGCCGCCCTGGCGGATGTGGTTCTTCCCGTAGCCACCCGCCTGGAACACCACGACCTGGCCTTCTACACCCAACCCTTCGGACGGGTGGCGGCCCGCCCCAAAGCGGTGGATCCACCTGCGGGCTGTCCTTCCGACCTCCGGCTGCTGGCCCAACTGGCCGACCGCCTGGGCTTCGGGTCTCTCTTCTGGAAGGACGAGGAGGAGGCAATCAACGCGGTACTCGCTCCGGCCGGAGTCACTTTTGACCAACTCCGGCAGACCCTGGTCCTGGCCGGAAACAGGGCCTACCAACAGTATCGGGAAAACGGGTTTCGAACTCCATCCGGCAAGTTCGAGATTGTCTCGAACCGCCTGGCCGCCTGGGGGCTCGACCCGCTGCCGGCACCGCATCTGGACCTGCCGGAGCCCGATGACGACTTCCCGCTGCTGCTCACTTCGGCCAAGAGCCCCTATTACTTCCACTCTGCCCACCGTCAGCTCGAGCGCCTGCGCCGGCGCGAACCCGAACCCCTGGTCGCGGTACACCCGGACACCGCCGGGGCCCTGGGTCTGGGCGAGGGAGACCCGGCCAGGATCAGTACGCGGTGGGGGAGCATCACCCAGAAGGTGAGACACGATCCCTCCTTGCACCCCAAGGTGATCGTGCCTAGCTACGGCTGGTGGCTGCCGGAGAAGGGGCCGAAAGGCTTCTTTGGCTGGGAGGAGGCCAACCTCAACCTCCTGACCTCCGCCGACGGTCCCTTCGACCCTGTGGTAGGGTCCCTGTCCCTGCGCGGGCTGCCCTGCCGGATGGACCCGGCGTAGGCCCGGGGAGCCCCGGACCGGGACGGTAACGGTCCACGAATAAGCGGGCCGGCAACCGAAGGGGAGGACCCCCGGCCAAGCCGGAATGGGCCCTCCCCCTGTTGACCTCGTTCAGACCGCGTCTGTTCCCTAGGAAACCTCCGCCATCGCCTCTACCAGCTTGTTCAGCAGGGTCGCCACCTTGCCCGCGATCTCCCGCTGCTTCAGGGTAGTGACCTTTTCCGCCTCCACATACTGTAACGCTCCCACCAGGCAGAACTGTGCACAGGTCGGATCGCCGTCGCAGAGGTCGCAGCGGATAACCTTCGCCCCAATGCTGTCGTACTTGCATCCGCCGAAGGGGCAAATAGCTACGCACATGCGGCAACCAATGCACAGGTCGTAGTCAACGACCCACCGTCCCAGTTCCTCGTCCCTCTTTATCGCCTTGACGGGGCAAATACCCTCGCACGGCGCGGACTGGCACTGCTGGCAAGCCATGGGGATGTAGCGGCCTTCCCACTCAAACTTGATGATCTTGATGCGGGCCCGCTCCGGGTTGGCGACCCCCTCGTGCTTGACCGAGCAGACCAGCTCGCACAGCCGGCACCCGGTGCATTTGTCGTGGTCGATCATCAGTACCTTAGCCATGGCTTTCCTCTCCTTAACAGGCTAGAGTATGTGGGACGGTTCGTTGTCGAGGCCCAGCCGCTTCAGCGTTTCCGGAGTAGGTACGCCGTTCTCGTCCCAACCGCGGTGCTGATAGTACTCGTCCCGGATCTTCTTGAACTTCTCCCGATCGATCTTGCGGCCCCTGACGCCCGGTGCACCCAGGGCACACGGCTCGTCGAAGTAGCGGTCGGGGAGCCAGTCGTCCTTCTCGGTCCAGCCCTCCCGCAGGTTGAACAGCCGCTCCAGGTTGTACCCGCGCTCGGCCACGTACCAGATCTCCTCCGGGGTCATCTCCAGACCGGTGTTGTAGTAGATGGCCTTGGACCAGTCGGGGAAGTTGGGCAGCGTGGCGCCCAGGAACGTGGTGTGGTACTTGCAGATGCCGACGGCGTCTACGCCCATGAAGCAGTGCTCGTGCCACACTACCTGCCACGCCTTGCCCTGATAATCGCGGTAGTCGGAGCTCAGCGGCCCGTTATAGGGGATGGGGGTGCTGTAGATCTTGCGCAGGACCGGCTCGGGCAGCTTGTACAGGTCGATGGCCGGACGGCCGCGCAGGTGGTCGGCGCCGCGCGAGGATACGGCGATGTTCAGGGCCAGGGCGGGAGTGGCCCGCTCGTCCGAGTGCAGGTTCTGCATGCCCTTGACGTCGATGAGGTACTTGGCGGAGTCCTTACCGATTTTCTCCGCCGCCCGCCGCCCGCCTTCGGCCAGGATGTCGCCCAGGCCCTCGCGGAAGGCGATCCGCCGGATCATCTCGAACAGGGCTTCGTAGTTGCCAAAGCGGAGGTCCAGCCCGCCGGTATCCTCGAGAGTGAGAATGCCCTTCTCGTAGAGCTCCATGGCCCAGGAGATTATGCTTCCGGTCTCCAGGGTATCCAGGCCCCACATGTTCACCATATGGTTGGCCACCAGTACTACCTCGCCGATGGGGATGCCGGGCTCGCCGGCAAACGCTCCCTGGGAGGTGTACTCCGGGCCCTCGTCGTACTCGCCGGCGTAGGGCCAGCCCTCGGGGATGCGGTAGCGCGGCCGGCAGTGGACCTGGCAGCCGTAGCAGGCGGACATGTGGTTGGGTCCAATGGTCTTCTCGGAAATCTCGTCCAGGTATTCTGCCTCGACGGTTTCCGAGTCCTCCAGCTGGTTGAGCTGGAAGTTGCGCACCCGCACGCCGCCCCAGGAGTTGGTGGCGCCCCAGATAAAGCCGGTACCGATCTTGCCCATGGTCTGGTTTACCTTGGCGCTGGTAATCAGCTTGACGAACCCCTTGTTGAACTCCAGCGCTTCCTGGGGGTGGGCGATCTTGATGTCCATGGTGCCCCGGGCGGCGATGGCCTTGAGGTTCTTGGAGCCCATTACCGCGCCCATGCCCGTACGGCCGCCGGAGTTCTTCAGACCGGTCATTACGTTGGCGAAGCGAACCAGGTTCTCGCCACCCTGCCCGATGCAGAGAACCTTGACCTCCTCGTCGCCCAGCTCCTTGCGGATGATCTTCTGACAGTCATGCACCGTGGTGCCCCACACGTTGGAGCCGTCACGGATTTCGATCTTGCCGTTGTGAACGTAGAGGTAGACCGGCTTCTTGGCCTTACCCTTGATCACCAGGTGGTGGAAGCCCGCGTAGGCCAGCTCGGCGGAGAAGAATCCGCCACCGTTGCAGCTTCCGAAACCGCCCGTAAGCGGGGACTTGGCGCACACGTGGGTGCGGGAAACGCCCGAGGCGAGGCACCCGGTGAGCAGACCGCCGCTCACCACCACCACGTTATCCGGACCCAGGGGATCCGCGCCCGGCTTCATATGGTTGTATAAGAGATAGGCGTCCAGGGCGCGGCCGCCGATGTACTTGCGGCGCATTTCCAGGGGGATGGGTTTGATCTCAATGTCGCCAGTCGTTAGATCGATAATAGCTACCTTGCGGTTCAGAGGCATTCGCCTTTCCTCCTTCCTTCCGCCCGTTTCCTCGAACCACTACTTCTGCTCACGCATTTTCCGGAAGCTGTCCCATACGGGACCGCGGATCCGCGGAACGGTCGGCTCGATCCAGTAGATCCGCCACTCGGCCCCGCACCCCGGGCACTTCACCTGCTTGGCTCCGGGCGGCACCTCGATCCGGTGGTAGCACTCGGCATTGTGACAGCGCACCTTACCGTAGGTTCTGGTCTTTGACAGCTCCTCAGAGGTGGAGTGGATGCTCTTGATGTCGGCCACACGCGTCACCTCCTTTATTGGGTATAGGTTGGCAGTTCTTCTGAGATCAGCCCGCTTGCAGGCCGTAGGCCTCCTGAAGAAGCTTTATGGGGTGAATGACCTTCACGCCCGCGCCGGTCTCGATCTGGAGCTGGCAAATGCCGCAGTCGGTCACCACCCGATCGGCCGGCGTTTCCTTTACGTCTCCCACCACTTTGGCGGCTATGCTCCGGGAAAGGCGGAAATTGCGCTTCTCGAAGCCGTTCGTCCCGCCCATCCCGCAGCAATTTCCGGCTATTTTCTTGTAGGTGAGACCCGGAATAAAGCGCAGGAGATCTACACTCTTGTCCACTACCGCCTGGCCTTGGGCCCGGAGGTGGCAGGGGAGGTGATAGAAAACCGTCTCCGGAATAGGCCGAAAGTCATGCTTGAGCTCGCCCTTTTCGGCCAGCATACTCAGGTATTCGCTTAGGTGAAGGGTCTTCTCCGCTACCAGACAAGCCTCCTCACCGGGCACAAAATGGGGATAGCTGCGCTTCAGCATGAGGCTGCAACTGCTGCAGGTAAGCACAACGTACTCGCACCCGTCCTGCAACGCGCGGCTCAGCGATGCCACGTTATCCTCCATGTTCTTGAACGCACCGCGGATGTTGCCCTTGGAAACCATAGGCAAGGCGCAGCAAGCCTGGGGCGGCACCTCGACCTCTACACCGTTGTGCTCCAAGACCCGGACAAAGGCCTTACCTATCTCCGGATCGTAGTAGTTGGCAAAGCATCCGGTGAAAAAGGCTACCTTACGCACTACTTCTCACCGCCCTTCCGCCTCTCGGCGAACCAGGCGGCGAAGGTTTCGCGGTGGAAGGGGGGCATCCGGACTTCCCGGTGTATCCCCACCGCCACTTCCATGGCCCACCGAACCGGCTTGATCTGCATGCCGTAATTGGCCAACGGCGCCACCATGCTTCCCGCTTTGGCCATCAATTCCGACCGACCCAATACCATGTGGCTCAGCGGAACCCCGTGTTTCCTAACGTGGTCGAGTTTGGCCTCCCACATCAGGTGCGGGAGGTCTATCTCCAGGGGACAGGCCAGCCGGCAACTCTCGCAGTGCAGGCAGACGTCTATCGATCTTATGGCCCCGTCCAGAAACTGTTTGAGGTAGTTACGCGGCGTCCACACCCAGTCCACCTCGGTAAACGAGTGCCGGATAGGACAGCGCTGGTTGCAGGCCCGACAACCGATACAGAGGAAAAGCTCGCGGAACTTGCTCTGCAGGAGGCTCTTCCGACCGTTATCCAGCATCAGGAAATGGAGCTCCCGCCCCTTCTCTGCCAGCGCCGCCGACGGCTCCAGCACCGGTGGTTCACCGCCGGGCCCGGGAACGCCGGGTTGAACCTCAAATAGCATACTTTCCGCGCCAAAGAGACCCATGCACCGAGCCTGAAAGAAGGCATCCTCGGCGTCTTTGGCCAGCTTATCCAAACCCACCACGATGACTACCTGGCGCGCCCGCTCGAGGTCCTTGTAAATGTTGGTGAAGTGCTGAAGGAAAAAGACCGTGCCGTCCGCCGCAGATACGGCATTTACCCCGAGGAGGGCCACGCACTCCTTTACCTCACCGTTCGCCGGCGGCAGTCCGGAAAGCCTCCTGGAAACCTCAAAGTCAAAGCTCAGATTTCGATCCAACAGGCGGGGTAAATCCCAATAATCGTTAATGCCCTTCTGGGTGGGTTCAAACTCCTGACGGTACGAATTCCACACGGTAAAGCCCCGCGACTGCAGTTGGGGCTTGAGCTCCCGGCGGACCACCGCCGAATTGTTGGTGAGGATAACTTTCCCCGCAGCAACTCCTTGGATGTATTCTACCGCCTCGCCTGCGGTGGCGGCTAACCTGGTTCTGACCTCCGGATAGCGATCGGGCAGAATGCGCGTGAGTTCCTTTTCCAGTCCCTCTAGATTGTCTGCGGCGTATTCACGTACTTCCCGCAGGTGCCGCTTTACTGCGGCCAGATCGCCAGCCTGGACATCCGGACCGGGGGCCTTAAGCAACTTAAACCTTTCGGCCACTGCCGAACGTTTCGAGTCGGGCACGGGCTCCATTATCCGTATGGGCAGGCTGGCGTTCATAATCCACTCCCTTTCCTTAAGTCGCGACGCCCGCGTCGTTAACCGTACCAGTCGCGAACTGGCTCACCCGCCGCGCTATCCTGTCTAACCCGCGGCCTTCTCGTCCTCTACCAACCACAGGGCCTCGTTGATGTTCAGCTCCAACATGCGCACACTGGCCAGGATCCGTTCGCAGTTACGTACTACGGCAGGGATTTCGGACATGCTCGAGAGTTGGGTGGCGCTTTCCCGCAGGTTTTGGATGAGCGCCGCCATCTCTTTTAGGTTTACTTCAGCCATGCAGGAACTCCTCCCTTGACAGCCGGACGCATCCGACTTTTTTAGGCTGGACCCAAAAGGAAAAGCTCGTCCCTTCTCTAAACCTCCCGGCAAGGGACGATCCTCTGACGGAGAACCAGACATTTGCGGGATACAAAGGACGGCCCACCCGCGGGGTATACTCCACCGGGTGAGGCCTTCTCGGCAGGTTTGTACTAACGGCCTGAACGAACTTTGCTCCCCCGGTTTCGCCGGTTGAGAAAGTCATGAGGAGTTCTCCTTCCCCAAGGACAATGGGCCGTTGTGCGTTCCTTGGCGTGAACAACCCTCTCCCGCGCAATAATGTATCAGAAATTCATCTCGAAGTCAATACGTGTGGATAGATCTCTCCACTACCGGTAGCAGTTCATGGAAGTGAACTCCTCCGTAGGCCGTGGGTTTATAATGCCAACAAAATTTACTTAGCGCCGTCAATATAGAACTAAACGGCAGTTCTCCAACAGCTCAGTATCCTGATCGGCCTGCCGGCAGTACCTTGGGATTGTCGGACTCGGGTTCGTGCTCCGGCGAAAAAGAAAGCAGCAACAGGATCAACACCAGGAACAGCATAAAGGGATTGGCCGCCGGTTTGCCTCCGGCGGTCTGGAGATCGCCGGACCCCATGAGTCGGCCGAAGGAGTGTATTGCCCTTTGCCCTCCTTCGCTGGTCAACAGCTCCACGCAGGTTTCTGCCAGCTCGGTGGCGGCTCCGGCCTGCGGGCTCAAGAAAGGCCGTAAGTCACGGAGCAGATTCAGGATTTGCGGATCTACAGGCGTCCAGTTCATATCTGTCCCCCTCTCATCCTCCGGAAACGGATTTGTGCCCGGTCACCTCTCATACTATGCGTGGCCCGGCGGCGACGCCACCCCGCGGGTTGCATAAACCCTCCTCTAACTTCCAAGACTATATTTTGAACCCAATAACAAGAGCGGAGGGACCATTGATGGCCTCGCAACTCGCCGACAGACTCCGGCGCCGCTGGCCTCTGTTCCTCGGCCTGGGAGCGGCCGTGGTGGCGATGATAATCTACGGGCTTGTCGGCGGCGAACGTAAACCGCAGACGGTTCCGGAAGTCCCGGTACAGGCATACCGAGCGGTCCGGGGGGTATCCAGGGCAGATGAGGTCGATCTCTTAGCCCGCCTGGTGGCGGCCGAGGCGGCAAACGAGCCTTACGCCGGTCAGGTGGGCGTGGCAGCAGTAGTACTGAATCGGGCAGAGCATCCTTCTTTTCCTAATACCCTGGCCGGAGTGATATACCAGCCCCTGGCCTTCGAAAGCGTGTCCAGGGGTTGGATTTGGCAGGCTCCCGTATCCGGTAGCGCCCGCCGGGCGGCCGTCGACGCTCTTAACGGCTGGGATCCCACTTACGGTTCGCTATACTTCTGGAATCCGGCCAAGCGGGTCAGTCCCTGGATATGGACCAGACAAATCGTCACCCAAATCGGGCGTCACGTTTTTGCCCGTTAGGCCGAAGAACGGGGAGGAAACCCTATGCGCAATAAATGGTGGCGCGCAGCCGCCGTAATAGGCTTGTGCGCGGCCCTGGCCGGCTGGGCCCTGTGGGAAAGGGCCGGCCGTGCCGATTACGTCCACGCAGTAGAGGCCGACAATCAGCTGGAGTTCTATAATCTGATCTCTCGCGTAGAGCAGGCGGAGGTGGCCGCCTCCAAGGCTTTGGTAGCCGCCAGTCCCCGTCAACAGGTGCTCTATCTGACGCAACTCTGGAACGAGGCGGCCGACGCTCAGGATTCGCTGGCCCAGTTACCGGTAGGGGAGCTAAACCTGTCGGCCACCCGCAAGTTCCTGGCCCAGGCAGGTGACTACGGTCTCGCCCTGGCCAGGAAACTGGCGGGAGGGGAAGACCTCACCGTAACGGAACGGGACCAGCTCAGCCGCATCACCGCTCAACTGGGCGAGTTCGGCCGACGACTGCACCTCCTGGAGACTCGCCTGGACCAGACCAATTTCCGCTGGTCAACTCTCGCCGTCCGGCCCCCCGGCTCCTTCATGGCCGGCAGAACCGCTCGTGCCTCAACCGAGCTGGAGCAATTAGCGGAACTGGGCAATTTCGACCGCCAGCTTCAGGAAGTGCCCAGCCTCACCTATGACGGCCCCTTCTCCGACCACCGTCTCCAGGTGGCGCCCAAAGGAGTTACCGGCCCCCGCCTCAGCCGCAGCTCCGCTCAGGCCAAGGCCCTGGCTTTTGCCCGGGAAGCAGGCTTGCGGGATCTCCGGGTGGCCTCTTCCCGTCGCACCAGCGGCCCCATACCGGCATACTCCTTTGCCCTCGACTCCACCCGCGACGGGGCCCGTATTACCGTAGACGTAACCGAGAAGGGCGGCCACATAGTGCAAATGCTGAACGACCGCAGGCTGGCCGCCGCCCGCCTGAACGCCTCCCAGGCCCTCCGCAAGGCCCAGGCGTTCCTCAATCGGCACGGCCTCAAGAACATGCTGCCCACCTACAGCCTGAGCGAGGCCAATGCCCAGACCATCACGTTCGTGGCCACCCAGCAGGGCGTATTACTCTATCCCGACCAGGTCAAGGTTAAGGTGGCCCTGGACAACGGAGACATCGTGGGCTGGGACGCCCTGAGCTACCTTACCAATCACCATTCCCGCCGCCTCCCCCGCCCCCGCCTGGACGAATCCGCCGCCCGCTCGCGGGTTAGTGCCGATCTGCAGGTAGGACGCGGCCGGCTGTGCATTATACCCACGGCCGGAGGACAAGAAAAGCTGGCCTGGGAATTCTCCACCCAGGCCGATGGGGACCGTTTCCTGGTATATATCAACGCCCTTACCGGGGCAGAAGAGCAGATCCTGAAGGTGGTGGAACAACCGGGCGGCCAACTTACCATGTGATATGTACGGGCTAGAAGTCCACCTGCAACAGCTCCAGGACATTCTGGATACGGTTGCAGATGGTGGACTTCTCCGAGCCCGCAAACAGTAGGCCCACGGCATAGCGTTCCTCGTCCAGTATCAGCGAACCGCTGTCCCCGGGTTTGGCCAGGGCCTCGGTAACAAACTGGTCGGAGAACACGGCCTCGCGGCCCTCGTCGAGGGTCACCTTGACCGTGGCGCCCACGGCCACCACTTCGCCCCGGTTGACACCGGAAGAACGACCGCTCTTGAGAACCCGCATACCCACGGCGGGTTCTCTTACTCCTCGAACCGTTCCCACTTCCAGTATCTCTGCGGTAACGGCGTCCGGACTGACCGGCTTGGCCAGCGCCGCATCAACCAGGTTCTCCGCGCTCAGCCGTCGATAAAGGCTCAGCCGATACTCCGGCCGCACCAGGCCCAGTACCCGGTTGGCCAGCCTCTCCGCCGCCCGGGCATGCTTACAGGAAGCCTCCTCGTAGTCTCTCCTCAGGGGAACAAAACGATAGAGGTGACCGAGCACCGCCTGTGCGCTGCCTCCGTCGTAAGGACCGGGCTGATAGATGGGATCGCCTATCATTGCCCTACCGTCACTTCCATTGGTGGAATTTGCCAGCACGTGATTGTTCGACAGTATCATAAGCTCTCCGGTCAGACGATCGCGAACTACCGCGCCGAAAGTCCCGGCGGTAATACGGTAATGGCCGATGCTCACCCCGGGTGGAGCCGGCCGGACGTATTGTGTTCTGCTCAGAAACCTCACATCGCCGACCTCGATTACGTCCACCGCTACCTTACTGAGGGCACGGGGAACCCTCTCCTCGCGTTTCAGTTCGGTTAGCGGCACCTTGCGTTTGACCAGCACCACTATGGCCGGCTCCTCCGTAGCCCGGCCCCCAACCCGGCGCACGCCGTGGCCTACCCCCACTACGTTCGGCAAACTCAACAGGTCCTCGCGGTGGCGCCGGCAAAGCCGACCCAGATCCACCCCGCCTCACCCCCCGGCGATTGCTTCCGGTCCATCGTATGAGGAAGCGCCACCGGGGGTTACCGAGCGACAGACCGCAGACGCCGGCAGTAGGCCCGGGCCTGCCCCGGCCGGGTTTACGGCGAGATGCCCGGCCCTTCAACCCCAAAAAAGGAAGCCCGCCCCCGGTGCGGAGGCGGGCCGGACGTTGGGCGAACCGTCCGTTGCCGGCCGACTTAGTAGTCCATGTCCGGCATGTGCGGAGCGTGCTTTTCCTTCTCCGGGATCTCGGCCACCAAGGCCTCGGTGGTCAGGAGCATGGCGGCGATGCTGGCCGCATTCTGAAGCGCGGTCCGTACCACCTTGGCGGGATCTACGATACCCGCCTTGACCATGTCCACGTACTGCTCGGTTACGGCGTCGAAGCCGATGCCGGGCTTCTCGTTCTTTACCCGCTCCACCACCACCGAGCCTTCCAGGCCGGCGTTGACGGCGATCTGCCGCAGCGGCTCTTCCAGCGCCCGGCGCACGATACGCACCCCGGCTATTTCGTCGCCTTCCACCTTCACGTCATCCAGCACCTTGATGGCGTTGACCAGGGCGGTACCGCCACCGGGGACGATACCCTCTTCTACCGCCGCCCGGGTGGCCGACAGCGCATCCTCGACCCGGTGCTTCTTCTCCTTCAGCTCGGTCTCGGTGGCCGCGCCCACCTTAATGACCGCCACGCCACCCGCCAGCTTGGCCAGGCGCTCCTGCAGCTTCTCGCGGTCGTAATCGGATTCGGTTTCCTCAATCTGACGCTTGATCTGGGCAATGCGGCCGTTGATGGCATCCTGTGTGCCGGCACCCTCCACAATGGTGGTGTTCTCTTTATCAATCTTGACCTTCTTGGCCTGGCCCAACATGCTCAGATCCACGTTCTCCAGCTTAACACCCATATCCTCGGAGATGAAGGTGCCGCCGGTAAGGATGGCGATGTCCTCCATCATGGCCTTACGCCGGTCGCCAAACCCCGGAGCCTTGACCGCCGCCACCTGGAGGGTGCCGCGGATCTTGTTGACTACCAGGGTGGCCAGGGCCTCGCCCTCCACGTCCTCGGCAATGATGAGCAGCGGCTTCCCGGTACGTACCACCTTTTCCAGCAGCGGCAATATGTCGGCTACCGCCGAGATCTTCTTCTCGTGGATTAGGATGTAAGGCTCCTCCAGTTCTACCTCCATGGTTTCGGGGTTGGTCACGAAGTAGGCGGAGATGTAGCCCTTGTCGAACTCCATTCCCTCCACTACTTCCACCGTGGTGGTGATCCCCTTGGATTCCTCCACGGTAATGACCCCGTCTTTACCTACCTTCTCCATGGCTTCGGCGATCAACTCACCGATCTCCCGGTCGTTGGCGGCAATGGAGGCCACGTGGGCGATGTTCTCCCGGGTTTCCACCGGTTGGCTCATCCTCTTAATGTCCTCTACCACCGCTTCCACGGCCTTCTCAATGCCGCGCTTGATGAACACCGGGTTGGCGCCGGCAGCCACGTTCTTAAGCCCTTCCAACACTATAGCCTGCGCCAGTACCGTTGCCGTGGTGGTACCGTCACCGGCCACGTCGTTGGTCTTAGAAGCTACCTCCCGGCACAGCTGGGCTCCCATGTTTTCGTAGGGATCCTTCAGCTCGATTTCCTTAGCTACCGTTACCCCGTCCTTGGTGATGGTCGGGGAGCCGAACTTCTTTTCCAAC
This genomic interval carries:
- a CDS encoding molybdopterin-dependent oxidoreductase, whose product is MPEVRTVCGGLDHGGCGLIVEVEDNRIRRVRGDPASPPPSAGYACAKAPALEERLSSPYRLTRPLKRKGPRGAGEWEEVTWEEALDLTAAGLARVRDKCGPEAVAFLQGAPKGLEYLALNRFAHAFGSPNLVTPAAVCFMPRVAGGLLTCGYYPLPDYSGSPECVLVWGSNVTSTNADGTPASEVRRALAGKAKLIVVDPRRTELAARADLWLRLRPGSDSCLAFAMLKVIIEEGRYDREFVRKWTVGFEALEARLRSYSLQDLARACWLSPDEVVAAARLYSEHRPGCLQWGNAIEHGPNSVQTARMLLILSAICGNLEVPGGDLRPPALPLLKGGEFTLNERVKHAHRPILSTRYPLAAQLGFVPNHVVIEAMIGARPYPIKAAYVQGSNPLLTYPDSRKTCRALAGLEFLAVAEVFMTPTAALADVVLPVATRLEHHDLAFYTQPFGRVAARPKAVDPPAGCPSDLRLLAQLADRLGFGSLFWKDEEEAINAVLAPAGVTFDQLRQTLVLAGNRAYQQYRENGFRTPSGKFEIVSNRLAAWGLDPLPAPHLDLPEPDDDFPLLLTSAKSPYYFHSAHRQLERLRRREPEPLVAVHPDTAGALGLGEGDPARISTRWGSITQKVRHDPSLHPKVIVPSYGWWLPEKGPKGFFGWEEANLNLLTSADGPFDPVVGSLSLRGLPCRMDPA
- a CDS encoding aldehyde ferredoxin oxidoreductase family protein produces the protein MPLNRKVAIIDLTTGDIEIKPIPLEMRRKYIGGRALDAYLLYNHMKPGADPLGPDNVVVVSGGLLTGCLASGVSRTHVCAKSPLTGGFGSCNGGGFFSAELAYAGFHHLVIKGKAKKPVYLYVHNGKIEIRDGSNVWGTTVHDCQKIIRKELGDEEVKVLCIGQGGENLVRFANVMTGLKNSGGRTGMGAVMGSKNLKAIAARGTMDIKIAHPQEALEFNKGFVKLITSAKVNQTMGKIGTGFIWGATNSWGGVRVRNFQLNQLEDSETVEAEYLDEISEKTIGPNHMSACYGCQVHCRPRYRIPEGWPYAGEYDEGPEYTSQGAFAGEPGIPIGEVVLVANHMVNMWGLDTLETGSIISWAMELYEKGILTLEDTGGLDLRFGNYEALFEMIRRIAFREGLGDILAEGGRRAAEKIGKDSAKYLIDVKGMQNLHSDERATPALALNIAVSSRGADHLRGRPAIDLYKLPEPVLRKIYSTPIPYNGPLSSDYRDYQGKAWQVVWHEHCFMGVDAVGICKYHTTFLGATLPNFPDWSKAIYYNTGLEMTPEEIWYVAERGYNLERLFNLREGWTEKDDWLPDRYFDEPCALGAPGVRGRKIDREKFKKIRDEYYQHRGWDENGVPTPETLKRLGLDNEPSHIL
- a CDS encoding S1 family peptidase codes for the protein MDLGRLCRRHREDLLSLPNVVGVGHGVRRVGGRATEEPAIVVLVKRKVPLTELKREERVPRALSKVAVDVIEVGDVRFLSRTQYVRPAPPGVSIGHYRITAGTFGAVVRDRLTGELMILSNNHVLANSTNGSDGRAMIGDPIYQPGPYDGGSAQAVLGHLYRFVPLRRDYEEASCKHARAAERLANRVLGLVRPEYRLSLYRRLSAENLVDAALAKPVSPDAVTAEILEVGTVRGVREPAVGMRVLKSGRSSGVNRGEVVAVGATVKVTLDEGREAVFSDQFVTEALAKPGDSGSLILDEERYAVGLLFAGSEKSTICNRIQNVLELLQVDF
- the ypeB gene encoding germination protein YpeB, whose protein sequence is MRNKWWRAAAVIGLCAALAGWALWERAGRADYVHAVEADNQLEFYNLISRVEQAEVAASKALVAASPRQQVLYLTQLWNEAADAQDSLAQLPVGELNLSATRKFLAQAGDYGLALARKLAGGEDLTVTERDQLSRITAQLGEFGRRLHLLETRLDQTNFRWSTLAVRPPGSFMAGRTARASTELEQLAELGNFDRQLQEVPSLTYDGPFSDHRLQVAPKGVTGPRLSRSSAQAKALAFAREAGLRDLRVASSRRTSGPIPAYSFALDSTRDGARITVDVTEKGGHIVQMLNDRRLAAARLNASQALRKAQAFLNRHGLKNMLPTYSLSEANAQTITFVATQQGVLLYPDQVKVKVALDNGDIVGWDALSYLTNHHSRRLPRPRLDESAARSRVSADLQVGRGRLCIIPTAGGQEKLAWEFSTQADGDRFLVYINALTGAEEQILKVVEQPGGQLTM
- a CDS encoding 4Fe-4S dicluster domain-containing protein, with the protein product MNASLPIRIMEPVPDSKRSAVAERFKLLKAPGPDVQAGDLAAVKRHLREVREYAADNLEGLEKELTRILPDRYPEVRTRLAATAGEAVEYIQGVAAGKVILTNNSAVVRRELKPQLQSRGFTVWNSYRQEFEPTQKGINDYWDLPRLLDRNLSFDFEVSRRLSGLPPANGEVKECVALLGVNAVSAADGTVFFLQHFTNIYKDLERARQVVIVVGLDKLAKDAEDAFFQARCMGLFGAESMLFEVQPGVPGPGGEPPVLEPSAALAEKGRELHFLMLDNGRKSLLQSKFRELFLCIGCRACNQRCPIRHSFTEVDWVWTPRNYLKQFLDGAIRSIDVCLHCESCRLACPLEIDLPHLMWEAKLDHVRKHGVPLSHMVLGRSELMAKAGSMVAPLANYGMQIKPVRWAMEVAVGIHREVRMPPFHRETFAAWFAERRKGGEK
- a CDS encoding heterodisulfide reductase-related iron-sulfur binding cluster, with protein sequence MRKVAFFTGCFANYYDPEIGKAFVRVLEHNGVEVEVPPQACCALPMVSKGNIRGAFKNMEDNVASLSRALQDGCEYVVLTCSSCSLMLKRSYPHFVPGEEACLVAEKTLHLSEYLSMLAEKGELKHDFRPIPETVFYHLPCHLRAQGQAVVDKSVDLLRFIPGLTYKKIAGNCCGMGGTNGFEKRNFRLSRSIAAKVVGDVKETPADRVVTDCGICQLQIETGAGVKVIHPIKLLQEAYGLQAG
- a CDS encoding 4Fe-4S dicluster domain-containing protein — protein: MAKVLMIDHDKCTGCRLCELVCSVKHEGVANPERARIKIIKFEWEGRYIPMACQQCQSAPCEGICPVKAIKRDEELGRWVVDYDLCIGCRMCVAICPFGGCKYDSIGAKVIRCDLCDGDPTCAQFCLVGALQYVEAEKVTTLKQREIAGKVATLLNKLVEAMAEVS